Genomic segment of Arvicola amphibius chromosome 7, mArvAmp1.2, whole genome shotgun sequence:
ACATCACCTCCCAGGGAACCTACCTCTGCCCCCCATCAGCTCCATGGTAGGGTGCATCTTCTTGCTAATTTGCGTCACTTCTCAGGATCGCCTTCCTCCCACCCTAGACTAAGTCTATCCTGTGATGTTACAGGAAGTCGCCTTCCATCAGGCCTGAGGTGTGATGATCTCCTTCACACAACCATCATCCCAGAAgccccaccacaccacacccatgCTAAGCATCTCCCAGTTGGCCGCCTACTCAACCCTCAGCCTCTACAACTGTCCAGGGAGACAGTTCAGGGAAGTGGGATCCCTGTTCCCTGTGATGAGGACTGGAGAGGAGACAGCACAGAATTAGGGAGACCCCTAATTCTGCACACAGGGTTGCTAGGACCCCTAAGACTGCACACAGGGTTGCTAGGGGAAAAAAAGCCTTCTTTACTCACTTTTATCCACTCGCTTGGCAGTCTGCCTTTAAGACTGGTCAAACGGGTTTCTGTGCTGGCCCTCACTGGAACAGGGGACTAGGAGCTCAGAGAGAAGTGTCAGGGCAATGAATGACCTATCTGCCCATTCCTGGAGACCTCTACACACAACACATCTGGCCTGCCCTCTTACCTGACCTGTCTCTGCATCAGGGAAGGGCGGACTTCAGGAGGACTTGTTTGTCTTGCGAGGCCAGCTCTTCTCCCTCTTCACGTGGCATTGTGGCTCTGCCCTGCCCCGGAAACACCAGGCTGCCCAGAGCTGGCCTGCTTGCACACTCCCTACCCTGGCATCTCAAACATGGCCCCCAGCAGGCATATCACACTGCTTGGACAGGTAAGAAGAGAACACTCCCTTCAGCCCTGCCGTGCCTCATCTTCAAGGCCTGGTACACATCACTTGAAATAGGTTAAACAGCAGAGCTCTGGGTAGTAGGGATTGTCTTTTGTGGGAAACCAGAAACATGCCCTGGCCAAGGGCGGGAGGTGACTCACATTGGGCAGGGCTGGGTTCTGGGCCCTGGATCTGAGCTCCCACTCCCTGAAACCTCCTAACATCAGTCCCACCCACTAACAGCCCTCCGTTCTGATCCTCTCCCAGAGTATTTTCTTGGGGTCCCCCACAGTGGCAAGTATGGTACCCTCCTACCTGTGACTCAGGATTAATCTTGTTTACTATCTCAGCTTTAGCCCTAGGGAGAACGAGGAACTGGCCCGGGGCAGTGAACACATTACCATCTACGAGCCCCTGGGTGGACTGAGACCTGCTAGGGCCCTAAATTATGGATGCCATGAGGCATCCAGTCCTGGAAGGTCCCACAGAGTCTGGGAGTCTACCAGGGAGATTGTATTTGTTGAGGGCAAATGCAGTTGCCCAGACTAGGACCTTCTCCCAAACAGAcccctggttaaaaaaaaagtcactagcACAATGCTCACCCTGCTTTATTGCCAAAGTCTTGCAAGAAGTGAAGAGTGTCCCTATTGCTGCCAACATGGCTAGTGGCTAGGACTGTATTCCAGAGGGCACTAGCTGGGCCTTCCTGGTGGATAAGGCTCCCCAGATGCCCATGACAATGGCTGCTCCTGATGTCCAGCACCACTTTGGCATTGAGCAGAGGCCCGGGCCCCACAACCCTGGAGGTTGGATAGTCAGGCTAGGAGACAACACAGCAACAGCTGTGACAACGGCAGAATCGTGGGCAGtggcagcaagagcagcaaggcaAGCAGCAGCAGTGGTGGGCAATGTCATCGCCACGCCCTACAGGTGGCAGGCCAGCATAAGTCAGTCCTGATGGACGCTGCCCACCGCTGTTGTACGGGTTGCAGGGTGACTGCCAGGTCTGTTGGCTCTGCTCAGAAGCTGTACCTTTGATGCCCTTGACACCCTTTGGCTCTGGGGCTTCAGTTGTTTTCAATAGGCCCGCTGGCTCTGGGGCACAGGTTCCTGAGGGTAGAGGCTGAATCTCAgcggaggaagatgaagaaggaacCTCCTCTAACTGCTGTCCCAGGTCAGAACGCAGGTGAGCCCGAGGGATGCTGATGTGAGTGTATGGATTCTTCACAACCATCTCATGGGGGTCCATGGCCCAGGCTGCAGGGGTGAGCAGAGACACATATATGGACTCAGGGAGGAGAAAACCTGCTTGAGAGCCTATAGCCCAAGAAGACACCCATTCTGGAGGAATCTGCCTTGTGAAGAGCCTTATCAATTAGCATCTGCATGCAGATGTGGGGACATCAGAATCTATGCCAGGCCTACGTGTCTTGGAGGTAGGTCCAAGTACCCAGTTACCACCCTCCACCAAGTGTCCAAGAGATGCTCCTGGATGCAGCTGGGAATGGGGATAAAAAGCTAGGAGATGCTGGTGAGCTGGTCTGAGGGAGAGCAGTGTCTGTCCAGGGGGTACCTCTAAGTACAGGTCAGCCCCTGGGCGAGGACTCACCTGCAGCAAGCAGCAGCAGTATGTCTTTCTGTCCTCCAGCTCCAGGTCCCAGTGCCTGTGAGTAGAGCTACCAGCAGGTGCCTTTTCCCTCCTAGAGAGGGGTGGGGCCTTGGGGCGGAGCTCAAAGATGGGGTTCCTAGGATCCCAAGAGGCCTTAGCAACTAGAGCACAGCAGCCAGTCACCTCTCATTCCCAGATGGGTGGAGGTCAAGATTTGGGCTCTAAGGGGCATTTGCCAATCTAGGGTGACTCAATCACGATTCATCTGAGCATGTCCTACCTCCTTGGGTCATGGCCCCAgagaggaagtgggggcaggTCTTCAGATTCTGGGGCCTTCAGATGGGCTGGGGACACCGCCATTGCTCACATTTCTACAGCCACTGTCCAGAATTCCTGCTTGTCACCTACTGCCCATACCCAGTTGTCACTGGGATGCCTGAGACGGCTTGGAGGATTGTCcacttttctaattaaaaaaaaaagtttgacacAACTTTGTAGATACACTTTACTTATCTTAAATTGGTGACATGAACACAAGTAACATTTTCAGCTCGTTTCTGAAACTGCAGTTTCCCTGTGCTGGTGAGATGGGGAGAAAGCTCCCCAAAGTTTGCTGTCCCCCGTACCCATTCTTGGCTTTTGCAGCTTTACCTTCTTGTTCATAGAGGACACGAAAAATGATGgtggagctggggggggggggtgaaacaATAGTTGAAAGCTTATGAACCAACCGGTGGGCTCCTCTGGGTCTACGCTACAGCGGGAAGGGCTCGGACCCCATTCGGGGAAAACaccaggaaggagagagcaagTAGGACACGAACTACAAGCTAGGGTGACTGAGTGCAG
This window contains:
- the Cysrt1 gene encoding cysteine-rich tail protein 1; translation: MDPHEMVVKNPYTHISIPRAHLRSDLGQQLEEVPSSSSSAEIQPLPSGTCAPEPAGLLKTTEAPEPKGVKGIKGTASEQSQQTWQSPCNPYNSGGQRPSGLTYAGLPPVGRGDDIAHHCCCLPCCSCCHCPRFCRCHSCCCVVS